The nucleotide window TCGTAGATCGTTCCGGCTTTCAGGTCGGTATTCGACAGATCCAGCACGACATCGTTCGCGCCCGCCGGTGTCACCTGAAGGTTGTACGAGGCCGCATCAACCGGCAGATAATCGCTGGCGTTCGGAAAGGCCAGGCTCTCGATCAGCGTCGGGCCGCTCGCCACCTTCACCGCGACCGCCGGGGCGTCGGGCGAGGCATGGATCACACGGACATGGGCCTTACCCGCAGCCGGAGCCGCCAGGTTATCGTTGTAGACCTGCCCCTTGATATTCGCCAGCGCGCCCACAGCCGCGACGGTGTACGCCTTGCCCGCCTCAAGCGTCGGATTGGCCGTGATCACGGCAGCGCCCTCGCCCTGCCCCGCCGGAGCCACCGCGATCTTGTGCGCGCCCGCCGGAACGTCCAGATAGTCGCTGATCGCCTTGAACGCGACGCTGGTCAGCGCCGCCTGGCCGTCTACAAACACGTCAACTGCCGGGGCGTCGGGCGAGGCATGGATCACGCGGACACGGGCATTGTTGCTCTGGGCTGCTGCCGGAAGCGCAAACCCGAAGACCAGGAGCGCCATACCTACCATGTACAGGAATCGCCGTAACATACTCAAACTCCTTCCAGAATTGAACATCCTTGTTTCCGTCAGCCAGCACTGCGCGCTGTGTCGGCCTGCTGCGGAATGGCCGGTTCCGCCTCGTTGGTGGCTTATACGCAGCCCCAAAATGTTTGGATCTACGTTTTGCACATGAGTTGCATATGCTATGCAAATAGATTATACATGAAATTCAGATATTGCACAGGGTTTGCACATGATAT belongs to Herpetosiphonaceae bacterium and includes:
- a CDS encoding DUF4397 domain-containing protein gives rise to the protein MLRRFLYMVGMALLVFGFALPAAAQSNNARVRVIHASPDAPAVDVFVDGQAALTSVAFKAISDYLDVPAGAHKIAVAPAGQGEGAAVITANPTLEAGKAYTVAAVGALANIKGQVYNDNLAAPAAGKAHVRVIHASPDAPAVAVKVASGPTLIESLAFPNASDYLPVDAASYNLQVTPAGANDVVLDLSNTDLKAGTIYDVVALGQLANISAEVATFTPQASASESGATTTGAPNQLPNTGAADTLSLLLIGLGALAVAGGLVLRRRTA